tCTTAATTTCCTTCAGTTTTTATATGAGATTTGGTTTAGagttagtctgtgtgtgtgtgtgtgtgtgtgtgtgtgtattgaatTAATCATTTAGGTAGTGTAAAACGATCATGACACCTGTATGACAATTAAAGTATAAATAGAACAACATCTGCCAGATGTTATTCTATCTGTATATCTATCGAGTTGGTAGGTTTGAATAGTATGAATGAGGTCAGCTTACATGGTTACATAATTTTGATGTATTTCATACAGTTATTACAAATCAATGTTCTGAGAGCCTAATgtctttttgaataaaaaatataatgtacCCAGTACAGTTAAAATGAGGTAAAGTCTTTGCTGTGTGAAGCCTAGCTTAGTCACCAAGATATTTACCCATTTCTTTGGGCTGAGCTTGGTTCTATCTGACTGTTAGCTTGCTATGCACTTGGGATGTTTTACCATCATTCTAAAAGTATTGCAGTGCCACAATTTCAGTGATGCCACACAGCCTTGGTAAGAAACCCTAAGAGAGACAAatgagaataaaatgtatttgtgtcaCACATTATTTGTTAtctatttgaaacaaaaaatgagtCTAGTATCCGACACTAATGACAATTCAAGGAAATCCCTTTATTTCAGCTTGTGGTTTCCACGAACCTTTATGGTGGTGGTCATGCATTGCCTTTCCAGTGACATCAGTTATTTTGTGTGGAATTATTCATTTTGGggacatttatgtatttatttatttgtttgtctgttggtttgTAGTATCTCTGAAGACAACAATGTAGGTGCTCAGTATTTAAAGAATGATCTTTTGAACACATGGAACATTTGTATCCAAGAGTcccttttgtaaatattttcctaaataaattcaaattcagttaaTGACTCgtggatgaatgaatgacttatgaATCTGCATTATCTGTACTAAAGGTATTATCTACGCACAGGCACATATTCAGAGAGCTGGTATTTGAACTGCACCTCCTGCTGTGTGGTATTCAGCGGTACTTTGTAGCTCCAACGTCAACTCAACACAGATCCCTTTATTAATGACGTATCTAGTATGATCTAGCTTCACACCGAGACAAAAAACAGGCactgtttcatttgaatttaattggaTATGGGCACTGGCATTATGGATCTGATAACATGTTAAAGAAGACAGGACGTTATTTCATATTCTGCTTCACGATTTCTAATCGAAACGGATGATGCCGACGCCGCTGAGCTTTTCGGCTGTTCGGTACTACTCTGCAGTTATTATTGAAGCCGTGGATCAGCAGCAGATGACAGGAAATGCACCATACATACTGGCCTAATGGGCTAGGGCTGGGCTTAATAAGCCTGCTGCTCTGTcagtttccttttctttaaTAAGGAACTCACGGGGAGAAAATAAGCATGGATTTCATACACGGGAGACGCGGGAGACATTTCGTTCGGctggtattattattagtaatatttcCCTCAGCATAAAAAGATGGCCgagatcagtggtaaccaaccctgttcctggagatctaccatcctgtaggttttcattccaaccctaatttggctcaCCTGACTCTACTGATTAGAACCTCAACAAGATGTCTATctcttgaatgaggtgtgctttgttagggttggagtgaaaacctacaggatggtagatctccaggaacagggttggttaccactggcctAGATTGTAGGTCGCTATTTTGCTGTACTTCAGTTTAGGCGACCAAGTGCAGAAATGCACAACGCAGTCAACCCCTGTAATATTCTGCCTTATCTATATTGTCTATATTGTACTGTTGATTGCTTGGTTTCATTCTGCAAGACGCCTGTGCGCTTATTGGCTCATCAGCAAAGCGGGACGTgggaaaaactaaataaataaatgagatcTGGCCTGGACGTTGTTCGGCAGTGTTATAATGTTTTCCGAAAATCAATAGCCCATTTATCAAGGTGTCTCTGGCAGTCCAGTCGCATCGATTGCCAAGATAAACGCAAAAACAAACTATTTTCTCCTGTCCACGAAACTCTAGAACATGATGGCTGTTGGCCAGCTTTCGTAGTGTTTGAGCCtcaattttggaaaatggatAATACTCAGTTTCAGGTATTTTCTGCCATTCAGGTATTAACTGCCTTGGTGCCAAGAGTATAGAGGGATGCTCCTTGGATCCTGGAAAGCCAGATTAGTTGTGAAACTTGCTGATCTATTCACCTACAAAATAGCTTAATTACCATTCCCCCCTAAGACTTATGAGCAACCACATCTGCTCATCTCTTAAAGTAAACTTGATAAcggaaaaggaaataaataaatatgcaactgGGAGGCCTGTTCTTGGATGTTGAAATCTACCAAACTCTACGTTGTGCTGCTCCTGTCCAGCAGCATCCAATGAATGTCTGGTGGCTAACGGGTTATGGACTGTATGTTTTTCCTACCTAATCATGTAAGCTGACCTTAAAACGTTTAGGAAATGATCCAGTGGTGTGGCAGCTGCCGCACGTGCTCTGTCTGACTTCAGGAGGTGGGCTGAACGTTTTGCACTTTGGACAGTGTGACAGGGATCTTACTCTCTCCCGGTGTGGGCGCTTTAGTGATCGGGTGGGCGGCGGCAGCGTGCATGTCTGCTATTGTCTCCTTGAACTTGTGCTGCAGGTAGGCCTCGTCCTTGGAGTGGCTCTTGGCGAAGGCGGAGAGCAGGAGGCCCACGGCCATCAGGATCCCTCCCGCGCAGAAGAGCGCCGCCCCGGCCAGCTTGCTGAGGTGGAGCCCCTGGTTGAAGCGCACGGCTTGGCTATCCACGAACAccatctccccctccccgaAGGCTTCTATTTTGGACGGCACGGCATAGCCCACGGTCAGTGTGATCAGCCCGGCGATCAGCATCAACGTCCCAAACGCGAGAGAGAcctgaatgggggggggagggggggagaagccGAGTATGCTTGAGATCAGGGTacagattgttttaaaaaaacaccatcaGGGTTGTTTCTTAGGTTGGTCGTACTGAAATGCTCTTTATCTTGATTTATCAATGCTCAATCCTTAGAGTCAAATATTTTGCCTGGCTTTGAAATTGTTACATCTGCAATGTGATGACTGCTTgcagaaaaatacaatattctCTGGGTTTCATATTGACCATTTTGGTCCGTCAGGACTTTATCGGTGCAAAATATGCTCACTTGTTATATCTCCACTCTCAAAAAAGCAGCCAAAATAATGACTAATGGTTTCATTTGATGTTACTATGGCATGCCAGCTGATTCTACCCTGGTTCTGAAGAGCTAAGGTCATGCAAGGTTGAGAGTTTCCCTTCAGTGGGGAATGGATCAACCCCTGAAAAAATATCATTCACATTACTATTATTTCAATGTCTCCAGTTACATTATTGAGTCCTGCATGGgaataaaactgagaaaaccGGCAATTTACAGTGGGAGCTATTGCTGAGtaccacagcacacagaaacacagattcttgcatttaaaaaattgtcttAGTCAACCATTAGTCATAACATGTCTGTGGAACATGTCTGATGATGCCAACATTGTTTTCAGGTGCAGAAGAGATTGAGCAACCATAGTGCCGGTCCCTCAGTTTAACAGACACATATGACTCGgccttcccagaattccacgCAGCCCGACACCAGAAGATCACCCCACCTTCCAGAGGACAGAGCTCCACCTGCGCGGCGATCTCTGAACCTGAAAATCCTCGTCGCGCTCCCAGATGGAGGCCGTGCACTCCTCGTAGAAGTGGTGGAGGTAGGAGCGGACGCCGTAGCGCTGGCAGCTGTCGTGGGCCGGGCCCTGCCCCGACCCGCACATCTCCGAGCAGGAAGCCATCTTTCACTGTGAACACGTAAAAAAAAGAGCGCGCTCAACGCGGCCGCAGCTGCACGCCACCGATCGCCGCCGGAGCCGGTTCATCCTAGCCTCGCCGCGCCGCCCCGGCTCATTTCCTCTGCCTGATGGAGCCCGCCGGCCGCCAAAGACCAGCGGAGTCATCAGGCAATCGGTTCCCTGCTGTTTCCGTTCTTACGGCCTCGGCTTCCATCAACCCTTTGCCCACACAAATACTTCGTTGTAGTGCGGAGGTGACAAATTTCTACAGTGACACGGCTGTCAATTAAATTACACGACTGGTGAATACTGGGCCGCACTAAGTGGACACGTGCAAAATCTCTCAAAAAAACACGTCAGCCTCTTCAAGCGCGAACCGAGAGGTAAACAAACGTCACATTGCAAATCCCACACCTTTTCAACCGTGGATTCTGCCCACCCGGTGTCAGGCAGCTATTTACATCTGGCTTCCCTCTGCCGAGAGGTCTTAGCCGCCCATGCATGAGTCACCCTGTGAGTTAGCTGTGTGCGTCCGTGAGCCACCAAGGCCTAGAGGACAGGCACGTCCACAGATGATCTGCTGTcgtacgcatgcatgcagaATGCTTCAGCATTTCCCTGGTTAGCATGATTATGTAAGTGTTGGGCCATAATTCAGCATtcgattaattaattaatctcaGTTAAGGTGAGGGTAGATTTCAAGGACACCCTTTCTGCACACACAACAATGATTCTTGTGTTTCAGGTTCAGATCTTGGGCTGGCTATTGCTGTGGCACCCCTGGACAACAATGAGACCAAAATGGCTACAGTcaatattcagtgaaatataggATCtgttaaaggtttttttttttcttccataacTGGGAAATAATGGCtatgttcattttcaattctATTGCTCTATGGTTGAAATTTTATAATGCTTTAGTACATTGTTGCATATATTACTGTTGTCCATTTATTATCCAGCAAGACTTTCATGCATTCAACGCAGCAGACTCATCTCTTCGTAATATAACCCAACTGCGTTGGTTTGAATCAATTAGCCTATTGAACAACGTCCAAGCCACAAGCGGACTTTAAAATGAACACTAACATTCCTAGTCATATGTAAACGGTGGTGCATTAAATTCTACGGATGTGTAAACAATAAGGATCGACAGACACCTCGTGTTTATTAATTAGCCAATTATTTCACACTATTCGTCAAACTCGTGGACAGCTGAACAACTAAActtcaacaaaaatgttgttCATTAAATAAACCACACTTTAGTTGGTTTACTGAAATATGGAAAATCATATGTGCgtggaaattatttaattggtaACGCTGTCTTCATATGGGTAGAATTTCCCTGTTCCATCATTGTGATGTATGATAGtaatgcatttatgaaataaaaaaataaaaataataataaaaaacggCATGAAGAATGATATGTGATGTTAAAGATAAATTAAAATCCCAATTTATTGTACAAAGGACTTATTCCAAATTGTCAATACTATTGCAGGCTTtagaaacaaatacaaatataacgGAACCTTTCGCGCATGTTAtttatgacaaaataaattataaataaaataatttacaaaacataTTCGTGACAAAACAAGGGTATCCATAGGGAAAAGACCTATGCTATCCATTTTACACGATATCATGTCATTTGATGAGCAAGGTCAGTTGATATTTAGGTTACCAATCCGGTAAACACACCAAAGCTTCCTCCGAACGGAGCGCTGTCCAAGGTTATGAATCCTCAGTTGCAACTAATACAGAACGTTGACGCCACAATAATGGGCAGATCACTAAAGCCACGATTACACCGTTAAAAACAGTGGCAGCCTACCTATGGAAGGTAAAATACATCTCGAACGACTACCAAGATCGATAGAGGCACATAGCCTCTCTGTAAATTGCATTTAGATTCGTTTTCAGTACAGGTGAAACAGTGATGTTCGGGTCAGTTTGCTACATAAAAGTTGTATTGTTGTATTTCGTGGAATATGACACATAATTCAGTTGCATTTCACAGCGGTTTCACTACACATCAGCTGGTACCTCTGCCtggaaagaaattaaaaataaaatatcgcCTTTGTCTCTCACGAAATCTGTtactttgcttcagtataaaccGATTGCAGTTGTACATAGCATAATCCCGTGTTCTGAGAATAATAATATATCTCTTACCCAGCCCTGGACAGTGATCGCGCGCTCCTGCTCCTTCACTTAAGACCCATTGCTCTGCGCGTCTCCTCGTAGGCAAACAGATGATTTACGTTCCCCAACTCATGTTCCGTGGTGCGCAGGCGCCATCTTCCATTGCTATCATCAGGGTCAGCCTCGTGCTGGCGGAACAACTTGTTGTCAAGGACCTTTCTATCACCATTTTGACTGTTCTCCCTGTGGATTTGAGTAGAGGTTACCGCGACAACGTCGAACATTCCTGCTTGATAATGGAAAAAGATTTTGATATGTACTGatttaattaacaaataatttgCTTTCAGTGATTCTGATGTTACTGTgatattttaaagtgttttattattagAGTAAATCACTGAACTTTCTACATCAGCACTGcttattctgttctgttcagttgaattttatttgtattgtgctttgTACAGGTGCTATCAGAGATAGATGCTTTGCGGGAAAACAGGAAGTTTAGAGTAAATTTAGTAGAGGACCCACCGATGCCCTTTACAGTTTCCAGATATATTCATCCTCTCTTCAGTTGAATGTTGTTCTAGAAATATTGTAAAATTTATTGTTAAATCTTCTCCATAACTGAGTATTTAAGTTCTGATGTCTGTCACGTTGGCAGGAAAATAGATCCTCATCCTGGATTCTGTATCTCTCTCCACATCAAaggttttaaaattaaaagattaaaaataatggcTTCAAAAAGATAAATGTAACCTAAAATACCCAGTGCCAGGTAACGTAAGGACTTCATCCTTTTTTAAGCAATATACTTCACGagcagcaaaacaaacagctctTTCAGGGCCATTGATAAATTGAGACTGTGCTATTCTACCAGTAGAGAGTTGCTCTAATGGAAAATTGATATATTCGGTTTTCAGTGATGTTAATAATAAGTACTCTCAGAGTGAATGCGAAGATAATTGCTGATGGACAATAATGGTTCGATATAATTTCAGTGCACTTTATGCTGAATTTTGCTACTATTATAATTTTGTGGAATGAATGTACAATTCCGGTTCACTTAAATGTGGCACACAATCACATAGGGCAACACAAGCCATAGATAGGACAGGATGTACTTACATTACGAAGCGGCACTGCCTTACATTACCTCCTGTTTGCTTCCTGTTAGGCTATGCTAATGTTTTATTACACCCTAAGCAGATGCCTAAGCAGATACAGatagtgtgtttttaaattcaatgaCTAACACAGCTTTATTCATGTTTCCAAATGCTATTCTGCATTTACAAAATACGtatcatttaaaacattcaagGAAAGAATAAGGAATGAACAAGTGAAAGAACAGAGCGCGATTTGGAATTCCATCAAGATTTTACGGCACAAGCTATTTTTAGATCCACCACTGACGCACTGTGTGAGGCAGCATTGCTCACGGGTTCTTTACGTATGGAGGAAGgcggggggtgagagagagagagggagagagggaggggggtggggatatgtgtgtgtgtgtgtgtgtgtgtgtgtagtgtttgaatgtgtctgtgtgtgagtgtgtagatgCAGTGAATGCCTTAATATCAgtcacattttcacaattttttcaaGATGGAGAATACAGGCTTAGCTAGCTCAGTGGTTTTAGAGCGGGTTTAACAGCTGACTGATTCATTGCCATGGTACATTTTTCTGGGCCATTGAGTGGACAGCGTCATCCAGGGTGACTGACCATAGCAGTGTGTACGTAATTACGTAATGCGTCGTCATTGAGAAGTGTTTAGTGTCATGATTCAGGATTTCTTCATGCATGCCTGTATGGtgaaccaaaataaaacaagcgtTGTGTGTGCGGCATATATAACAGCTGCGTAATGGCCTTCCAACTGAGCTGACACGGAATGGATTCAGCGAAAGGCAGTACCTCCGTTAGAATCCAACAGTGTGTGGATGCACAGCCCACACGTTATGCTGATGTGTGTTCGCCAGCTGCCTTGAGAATGAAAGTCTAATGTTCATTCACGTCATGTggcggagagggggagagacggaggacTCGTCCCCGAGGCGTCTGGCTGTTTCGCGGGAGCTGTGTTTCTGAACCGTAGCGTGAGTCATGAGATTGACTCAGACACCTACAACGTCTACATCCTGCTGGAGATGTGCTCTCATTTCATAGTGAGTAGTGTGAAAAGAACTGCCAGAAAAGTAGAATGAACTAAATCTGttcttcatatatatatatatatatgatttcaTTCTACTCTTCTACAAACATGGTAGCGGTAATGTTATGGCTTGGCCaggtatggctgccacaggaaCTGGCTTACTTTTCTTTACTGCAGACCACGCTATATATGCATTTAGCATATTTGCAATACTTCACTGAGATTGGGCAGACAGGATTGCCTGGGGCTTAACGTATGCTGCCCTTTCCTGTCTGGGGTGTAAAAGCTTTGGAAAGCAATTAAGTTTGAATCTAAGAAACAATTTTATCAAAGCAGATTCCGGAATGATTCTTGCATACTAAATACGTTTGGATCACTCATGCCAAGCAGAACTGATTTTATCTTCAATAATAGATAAGGAAATGCCTGCAGAGGCTGACCCATAAGGCAATGTCTGCTGACAGACTGCTTCAGAGAATGAACCGGAGTTTAAAATGAGTTAACACATTTCAATCTGCACGTCACCCTGAGTTTCGTCAAAGACTAAGTGAACAACCCTGTGTCTGTGAACGAGCCTGTAAAACAATTTAGGTTCATTCACAGCATAATGTACCATTGTAATCAAATTATACATTGGAtgtatacaaatgtatttaacagCCGAATTGAACAGCCCACATTACtacagtaataaaattattacttCAACAAATCTACagggagctccataatgtttgggacaaaaacattttttaaaaattgatttggctctgcactccacaattttagatttgtaataaaacagtCCATGTGGTTGAAGTTCACATTCTCAACTTAtatttaagagtatttttatacattttggtttcatataaatgataaaaccttgtttataaatagtccccccaCTTCAGAgcatcataatgttttggacaactggcttcacaggtgtttctgattagtcagttgtttccaattgcttccttagtgcctATATgggagctttcagtatctagttttgattctaacatttgattgcctttggagtatGTCATTGGCCTTTGTCAACACAAGGACCAGAGTTTTGCTAATGAAAGTCAAGCCATTGAACACACCagattaatcagaaacacctgtgactccatttgtcccaaacattatgacaccctgaaatgggggggactatttacaaaatgttctgtaagttctacatggtgaaaccaaaatgtataaaaatgtccttaaacaaaagctgagaatgtgcacttaaaCCGCATGTGTTTGATTATTTAGCTAAAATTGtggactacagagccaaatcaataaaaaaataagtctttgccccaaacattatggcgctcACTGTATGTTACCCAGCAACAGGCAAATTGAGTGGATCAGGCGTTATTGTTCTCTCTATTCTCTGATATCAAGAGAAAGGGATTTTAACCCACATGCTAGGCCTAGTTTCTGAGCTCATATATTTCTGTGTTGCAGTGATTCATTTTCTGGGAAAGAGATTAATGGATTAAgctttttcccagaatgccattgttctgtttgttcGGGAGAGATGTTTCTAGCACGTTGCTTAAAAAAGCCAGTTCCTCAGCCATAGTTTGCATTAGCTTTGTTTGTAAAACTGGTATTTGGTTTTAATATTTCTGATATATTTCTCATCATGTTAAACAAAGAATGTGTCAGGTGATCTCAAGATTTCTTTAAGCTTTGGAGGCACATAAAAGGGGAAACAAGAGTCATCTAATATACgtacaaataatataataataaatattcactCAGTGAAAATGCACCCAGCCAAGAAATGTGGATTCAAGGCAGCAATACTGATCTATTTGTCCTGACCTTGTCCCTGCTATTATGCACGTGCAATCCCACCACAAGCAATAGGAGTTTTATTTCAATCCGATTACAAAGAGATTGACTTGCCAAAACCTTTCAGTTCTGTACAAACATACTATGCCAAAATTATGTTTGGAGTGTGTTGACTAGAAGATTATATTGTCAAATTCAATCTTGcaagaacaagaaaatgaacacGTTCCCCTGTTTTTTGACTGTTAGAGACTATACCAGGTCCCCAGCCTTATCACCATGCAAAGGTACTTTCTAACTGACCAGGATTCTCTCTACTGGGGCTAAAAAAAGatacaacaaacacatttaatattttattcagagaGACACTGTATAAATTATTATATGTAAGTATAGCCCTTTCCACCATCATAGATCTAATTAAGATTGGAAAGTACTGACCATTGTTATTcatataattaaaattttaatattgcttgtttttttcatttcttgagAAAGGTCTTTAATGGAGTTTTcctaaaaatgaacaataatgtGCAGAAATGAAACTGGATGTAGCCATAGCAACTATATCAACACTGATTGAATGTGCACAGTGCTTTTCATTAAAAGCAAGTATAATAAGCTGGATACATTTAACagaattgaaaatatttatttggctcAATTAACCATTTAATGTAGAATGAATTAAGCccattaaatgtttaataagGATTCAAATATTTGATAAACAATACCTGGCCAGAAACTGCAATCCTCCTCCAACTCATCTTGGTGCAAGTTTGACATGCtagctgactgtgtgtgtgtgtttgtgtgtgtgtgtgtgtgtgtgtatgtgtgtgtgtgtgtgtgtgtgtgtgcgcacgtgtgtgtgtgcgtgtgtgcatgttacagtgtgtgagaAATGTGAGTATTTGTATATTGCAGTTGTAATGTGtgtattgcagtgtgtgtgtgtgtgtgtgtgtgtgttacagcttGAACAGTATGCATATGTACTGCAATGTGTGAACAGCACAGGGTGTGTATACTATTGTATATGAGTAGTTTGTGATATGTAATCATTATCTGTGCAATTCTGCAGtgtaattttctctctctctctctctgtctgttgccTCACATACTCGCTTTTTCCTGGTACAAACTGTGAACAGCAGAAGGGGGTGATTTCATTTCCAT
This region of Anguilla rostrata isolate EN2019 chromosome 8, ASM1855537v3, whole genome shotgun sequence genomic DNA includes:
- the nrsn1l gene encoding neurensin 1-like, which codes for MASCSEMCGSGQGPAHDSCQRYGVRSYLHHFYEECTASIWERDEDFQVQRSPRRWSSVLWKVSLAFGTLMLIAGLITLTVGYAVPSKIEAFGEGEMVFVDSQAVRFNQGLHLSKLAGAALFCAGGILMAVGLLLSAFAKSHSKDEAYLQHKFKETIADMHAAAAHPITKAPTPGESKIPVTLSKVQNVQPTS